ACTGAGGGGCTACCAGAAGCCGGGCTCCCCGCCGACCACGTCCAGCAGGGGGCCGGGAGTGCTGTGCGGGGGCACGTCCGGCAGCGGCTGCCAGCGGGCGTTGCGGTCCGGCCCGTAGAGCCGCCACAGGCTGCCGTCGTGGCGCAGCTGGGCGATCGCCCTGCGCGGCCCGTCCGCCCAGGGCGCGCGGACCTCGTAGATCGTGACGTGCGAAGCGCGCACCGTGCACTCGACGCGGACCTGGTGGAGGGCGCGCTCAGGGATGCGCCCTTCACACCAGCGGACGATCTGGCGCAGGTGCGGGTCCGGGACGGCCATGCGCGATGGTGGCACGGCCGCCCACGGTTCCGTCAAAGGGTGATCAAGACCTTCAGTGCACGACGGTCGTTCATCGCCGCGTAGCCCTCGGCCACCTCGTCGAGCTTGATCGTGGTGTCGAAGATCGGGGACGGGTCGACCGCGCCGGAGAGCACGTCGGGCAGCAGCTCCTCGATGTAGGCGCGGGCCGGGGCGACGCCGCCGCGCAGCGCGATGTTGCGCTTGAAGAGGCGGTCGATGTCCAGGCCCTCGCCGCCCAGGTGCGGTACGCCCACGTAGCCGATGCCGCCGCCGGGCCGGGCGATCGAGATGGCCGTCTGCATGGACTGCGAGGTGCCGACGGCTTCGATCACCGCGTGCGCGCCCTCGCCGCCGGTCAGCTCGTTGACCGCTTCGACCGCCTCGTCGCCGCGCGCGGCCACGACGTCGGTGGCGCCGAAGGTGCGGGCGATCGCGGTGCGGGTCTCGTGGCGGCCCATCGCGATGATCCGCTCCGCGCCGAGGCGACGTGCCGCGAGAACGGCGCACAGGCCGACCGCGCCGTCACCGACCACCGCGACGGTCGCACCGGGGCGGACTCCGGCGATGGTGGCAGCGTGGTGACCGGTCGGCAGCACGTCCGACAGCGACAGCAACGCGGGCATCAGGGCCTCGTCGGCGTCCGAGGGGAGCTTGACGAGGGTGGCGT
The window above is part of the Allokutzneria albata genome. Proteins encoded here:
- a CDS encoding DUF3024 domain-containing protein, with protein sequence MAVPDPHLRQIVRWCEGRIPERALHQVRVECTVRASHVTIYEVRAPWADGPRRAIAQLRHDGSLWRLYGPDRNARWQPLPDVPPHSTPGPLLDVVGGEPGFW
- a CDS encoding zinc-dependent alcohol dehydrogenase family protein, which produces MLATTLHGPGDIRVERVPDPVITQPTDAVVTVTHSCICGSDLWPYQGVSPSQPGARIGHEFLGRVAEVGAGVSTLRVGDLVVAPFMFSDGECAYCREQLPTSCVNGGMWGKANDGGQGEAVRVPFADATLVKLPSDADEALMPALLSLSDVLPTGHHAATIAGVRPGATVAVVGDGAVGLCAVLAARRLGAERIIAMGRHETRTAIARTFGATDVVAARGDEAVEAVNELTGGEGAHAVIEAVGTSQSMQTAISIARPGGGIGYVGVPHLGGEGLDIDRLFKRNIALRGGVAPARAYIEELLPDVLSGAVDPSPIFDTTIKLDEVAEGYAAMNDRRALKVLITL